From the genome of Desulfovibrio sp. JY:
TCTCGACGATGTAGTTGTCGAGGTAGACGGCGAAGATGTCGCTGGCCATGGTGATGGAGAGCTGGCGGCGCTGCACGCACTCGGGGCCTTCGTAGGTGGCTTCGAGCTGGCTGTCGCTCCACTTGTGGAACAGGAAGCCGGGGCAATCCTCGGTGATGCCGTAGCCGCCCATCATGGCCACGGCCTCGCGCATGACGGTGGCCCCGCCGCCGGTGTTCCAGAGCTTGCAGGCCGGGCACAGGACGCCGGCCTCGGCTTCGAGGGCCTGATATTTGACCACCGGGTCGGCGTCGAGGGCGGCGAACCGCGCGGCGTCGCGGGACTCCTCGGGGGTGAAGAGCAGGTTCACGTATTCGACGGCCTGGGGCAGAACCTTTTTGAGCGCCGAGAGCTGGGCGCGCATGCCGGTGACGCCCGCGTCGGCCAGGGCCTTGTCCTTGGCTTTCTCGGTCGGGTCGAGATTGTCGAAGAGCCGGGCCGTGCCGAACCCGAGGGAGGCGCTGGCCTCGCCGGCCGCCCAGACCTCGGCCAGACGGATGGGGGCGTCCTGCTTCTGCTGGATGCCCAGCTCATACTTGGGCGTGCCCTCGGCGCAGGCATCGCCGCCACGGAACCGGCCGCGCTGGTAGCGGATGACCGGCTCCACGGCGGACAGCAGCTTGGCCGTGGTCATGAGCGCCACCGGCACGCGGGTGCGGTGGAACACGGCGGCGATGATCTCGGAGTGGGAATAGTTGGGGACGATGCAGCCGTCCTTGACCGTGTAGCCGCCGATAATGCGGCTGGCCGGCACCTTCATGCTGAAGACCGGGTCGCGGGTGGAGGACAGCTGGTGGACCATCTTGAGCGTTGGCGCGCCCCGGTCGAACAGCCCCGGATCGGTCTCCTCGAGGATGACCATGCAGGAGGATTTGATGCGCGGATCGGCGGTATCCACGGCCACGGTGGCGAAATTGGCGAAGTCCATGCCGGTGATGAAGCGGCCGCGCTTGTCCACCTGGAGCAGGGGTTCTTCGCCTTCTTCCCAGGAGTCCACGCGGACCTTGCCGACCAGCACGCCCGTGTCCACGCCGACGTAGGGCAGGGGCTCGGTCAGGGCGAAAACGCCGCGCCAGGGGGCCTGTCCCGGAGTCGGGGCGGCCAGGCTCATGTAGTGGTCACGCTGTTCGTCGGTGCCGCGCTCGTGGATGGGGGAAAGGGCCAGGTTGCCGGCCAGGGAGCAGGTGGCCGCGCCGGCATCGACCCAGGCCAGCTCGAAGGCGACCAGGGCCAGGGCCATATTCTTGGGGCCTTCGATGAAACCGCCCTGATGGGGGTCCATGAAGACGGCGGTGATGCCGGCCTCGTCGAAAGCGGCAAGCAACTGGACTTTTTGTTCGGTCCATTCGTGGGAGTGACGCGCGCCTTCGGCCACGAGCCTGGCGACCAGTCCCCTGGCCACGGATCGGGCGGACTGGACCGCCATCTGGAGGTCGAAGCGGTCGGCGAAGCGCCACATGATTTGCCGGACGTCGTCGCCCGGAAGGGTGCGAAGAGTTTCCATAGGGTTCGCCTTATTTCGAGGTTTGGACGCGCCAGGGCGCATGGATGCTGCGAAAAAGTATTAAACGTTAAAATATTCGGCACGGGGCGTCAATGAAGGGGCCGGCACGGCGACGTGCGGTACTCCGATCCGGGGCAAAGGTTTTCCGGCCCAACACCACGCCGGGGCTTGTATTACCCCAGCCCCTTGGGTACGTATGACACAAGGCCCCTGGAAAACCCGGCGGAACCCCCATGCCGTATCGCCTCAAGTACTATTTCGATCCGGACTACGAACACCGTAGGCTGCGTCCCAGGAGCCGCGACGACGGTTCCGTGGACCAGTACGACCTGGGCTACGTGCAAAACGTGGTGGTCGAACAGGTCCTGGCCGAATGGGAGGAACTCGGGCCGGACGTCTCGCCCGAGGCCGGCGACGTGGTGGCGGACCAGCCCGCCTTTTCCCACGGCGAGGGCTGCCGGGTGGACCCGGAAAACCCCAGGCGGCTCGTCGCGTCGGTCAATGGCCACGTGGCCTGTTCCGACGGCAAGATCACGGTCCACGACACGCTTTCGGTCGGCCACGACATCGACTTCCACACCGGCAACATCGTGGCCATCGGCGACGTGCTGGTCGGCGGCTCCATCCGGTCCGGCTTTCTGGTCATGGGACGTAACGTGACCGTGCGCGGCCCGGTGGAAGCGGCCCGGGTCCAGGCCATGGGCAACCTCTCCTGCCAATCCGGCATCATGGGCGGCGGCAAGGCCTCGCTGCGAGCCGGCAAGAGCCTGCGGGCCAAATTCTGCGAAAACGCGGCGCTCCATGCCGCTTGCAACATCCTCATCGAGGGCGCGAGCATGCATTGCCGGCTGTTCGCCGGGGAAAAGCTGGCCGTGAAGGGCCGGCTGGTCGGCGGCGAGGCCTATTGCGGCGATGCGGTCTACGTGGGCGAACAGCTTGGCGGCGGCGGCCAGAGCCAGACGCGGCTGCTCGTGGGCTACGATCCCGAGCGCATCCACAAGGACCAGCGCCTCAAGGCCCGGGTGCAGGAGGCGCGCATGGAGATCGAGGCCTGCCGCATCGAGATGCAGCGGGGCAGCGAACGGGCCGAGGCCTGCGCCGCGGAGCTTTCCCACTACGAGAAGCTCTTGGCGGCCTGCAAGGCCCAACTCTGGCAGTTGTGGTCGAGCCCCGACGCCTTGCGCCGGTTCGCCGACTGCCGGGTGATCGTGCCGGGGCGCGTCGGAGCCAATGTCGAGATCAACATCGGCGAAGCGTTTCTGACCGTGCCCGAGGACACCCGCGACGTGGTGTTCCGCTACCAGGACGGCGAGGTCGTCATGGAGTATCCGGCGTTGCGCAAGTAAGACGGGAAGAAAAGAGCCGGGGGGAAACTTTTCTGTAGAAAAGTTTCCCCCCGGACCCCCTTTCCAAAGACTTCTAACGATAAGAGACTGTCACCGTTAGAAGTTTTTGGGAGGGGAGAGCGCGAGAGGGGGACCCTTTTTCCAAAAAGGGTCCCCCTCTCGCATCGCTTTATCCCAAATAACTCATCCGCACTTGGTATAGCCGCAGGCCTTGCAGACGTGGCAGCCTTCCTCGAAGGTCAGCTCGCCGCCGCAGTCCGGGCAGGTGGGGTTCATCAGGTTGCCGGTGTCGTCGTGGATATGCGCGCCTTGCAGGTAGCGGTTTTCCAGCACCCAAGACACGGCATCCGGGATGGAGAGCAGCAGGCCCTTTTTCTGGAAGACCGGATTCTCGCCGCCGATGCCCTTGAGCTGGCCCACGATATCGGCCACGTCCACGCCCGATCGCAGGGCCAGGGACACCAGCCGGCCGATGGCCTCGGCCTTGGCCGTCACCGAGCGGCCGGACTTGCCGATGGTGGCGAAGACCTCGAAGGGCTTGCCGTCGACCTCGTTGACGGTGAGGTAGAGTTCGCCGAGCCCGGTTTTGACCTTCTGGGTGAAGCCGAAGACGATATCCGGACGCACGCGCACCTTGCTTTGGGGCTTGGCCGTCTCGGCCTGGCTACCGTCGCCCGTGCACAGCACCTGGCCCGCCTTGCAGCCGTCGCGGTAGACGGTCACGCCCTTGCAGCCCAGCTCGTAGGCCAGCCAGTAGATTTCCCGGATATCTTCCTTGGTCGCCTTGCCGGGCAGGTTGACGGTCTTGGACACGGCGTTGTCGGTATATTTCTGGAAGGCCGCCTGCATCTTGAGGTGCCAGACCGGCTCGATGTCCATGGCCGTGACGAAGACGTCGCGCAGCTCCTCGGGCAGCATGCCGATATGGGCGATGGAGCCCTTGCGGGTGACCTCTTCCATGAGGCTGTCGGAATAGGCCCCGGCTTCCTTCATGGCGGCCACGAAATGGGGGTTGGCCTCCACGAGCTTTTCGCCGTCCATGACGTTGCGGGAAAAGGCCAGGGCGAAAAGCGGCTCGATGCCCGACGAGCAGCCGGCGATGATGGACAGGGTGCCGGTCGGGGCGATGGTGGTGGTGGTGGCGTTGCGGTAGGGGCCGAGGTTGCGCTTGCCGAAGACGGACTCGGCATAGGCCGGGAAGGGGCCGCGTTCGGCGGCCAGGCTCTTGGAGGCGGAACGGGCCTCGGCCAGGATCGTCTCCATGACCTTCTCGGCCAGGGACAGGGCCTCGATGCTGTCGTAGGGGACATGCAGCAGGTAGAGCAGGTCGGCGAATCCCATGAGGCCGAGCCCGATCTTGCGGTTGGCGTGGACCATCTCGGTGATCTGGTCCAGGGGATAGCGCGAGGCGTCTATAACGTTGTCGAGAAAGCGCACGGCCAGGTGTATGGTCTCGGTCAGCCCTTTCCAGTCGATGCCGTCCTCGGCCTCGGGGTCGAAAAAGACGGAGAGGTTGATGGAGCCGAGGTTGCAGGCCTCGTAGGGCAAAAGCGGCTGTTCGCCGCAGGGATTGGTCGACTCGATCTCGCCCAGGGCCGGGGTGGGGTTGTCGCGGTTGATGCGGTCGATGAAGACGATGCCGGGATCGCCGGATTCCCAGGCCTTGCGCACGAGCAGGGAAAAGACCTCGGCCGCGCTCTGTTTGCCGGCCACGCTCTTGTCGCGGGGATCGATCAGGTCATAGTCCTCGCCCTTTTCCACGGCCTGCATGAAGCGTTCGGTCAGGGCCACGGAGATGTTGAAATTCTGGAGCTCGTTTTCGCGCTCCTTGCAGGTGATAAATTCCAGGATGTCCGGGTGGTCGATGCGTAGTATGCCCATGTTGGCCCCGCGCCTCGTGCCGCCCTGTTTGACCTGCTCGGTTGCGGTATTGAAGATGCGCATGAACGAGACCGGGCCCGAGGCCACGCCGCCGGTCGAGCCGACGCGGCTTTTTTTCGGGCGCAGCCTGGAGAAGGAAAAGCCCGTGCCGCCGCCGGATTTATGGATGAGCGCCGCGAATTTCACGGCGTCGAAGATTTCCTCCATGGAGTCGCCGACCGGCAGCACGAAGCAGGCGGCGAGCTGCCCGAGCGGCGCGCCGGCGTTCATGAGCGTCGGGGAATTGGGCAGAAAGCGCATCCCGGCCATGAGGTCGTAGAATTTACGGGCCAGGGCCTCGGGGGTGAACGGCGACTTTTCGTAGTTCGCCTCCACGGCGGCTATGGCCGAGGCCACGCGCCAGAAAAGGCCCCGGGCGTCCTCCATGGGCGTGCCGTCGGGGCCTTTTTGCAGGTAGCGCTTGGCCAGGACCACCTGGGCGTTGGGATTGACGGCGGCTTCGGGCAGATCGGCGGGCATGGGCAGGGTTGTCATAGGCGGCGAATCCTCGGATACAAGGTCAAAAAAAGCGTAGCCGCAAAAAGCGGCTCGACGAAAAAAACAATATATTTAAGGCAACTACAAAAAAGATATGGCGTCTGAAGGACGCTCCCCCACTGCCCGGGAACCTACACCAGCTTGCCGGGAAAGAAAACCTCCAGCCGGGAAAAGCCCCGGTCCGGGACAGCGCCAACGCCGCGCTGCTCACTGCCCCGGCCGGAAGCCAAAACCGGCTCCCACGGCCCCAATGCAGCCCCGGCAGGCGGGACGTCCTCCACGGGAACGACGCCCGGGCGCGGCATCCCGTCTTACAGCCCGAGATTGAATTCGGCGAGAATCTCCTTGTTTTCCAGCAACTCGCCGCGAATATAGTTATAGACGTTGCCTCCATGCACGGTTTGCAAAAAAAGCGGCCTGGTTTCTATCTGGGCCACTGGAGCCACCTCGTATATGGCCGGGTGGTCGACCCAGAACACGGTGTGCGGCGGCTTGTTGCGCTCAAGCAGACTGACGAAGGCGTTGGTCAGGTCGAAAAAATCATAGAGGGCGCCACGGTTGAACTGGAGCCCGTTGGGGAAATTGATGTACAGCTCGGGCGGCGGCGGATCTTTCGCGGCCAGCATGGTATTGACGACGTTGTGGAGAACGGCGACGAATCTGTTGGACAAGGCGTCGTCGTTGTCCAGCCTGGTGGTCAGGCAGTATTCATATTCCGCAAGTGTCTCCGTGATATAATGACGCACCCGGGGCATGATCGACGGGAAATCGTTGCAAAAGAGCGGCACGAAATTCTTGTATTTTTGCAGTGAGGCGACAATACGCTTGAACTTCGCCGGCGTCTGCTCGTCGAACAGGACAAGCCAGGTGAAGTCCTGGCATTCCTGCCCGGCGACGGAAGGAAGACAAAACGTGCTGAAGAGCTCGAAGCGTTCGGCGAGCCAGACGTCGCTCAAACGGAAATCATAGGGCGTCGGATTGATATGGACATTGAAACGGGTGATGATGCAGTGCTTGAAGCTCATGACGTATAATGATGCCCGTCAAATGGTTCCCTGACGAAGTCCCGCCACCGCGATCAAAAAATCGCCTCCGCGACCGGAAAACACACCCCTCGCGCCCCGCGGCGCAAGCTGGCAGGGGAGCCTGCCCCCTGCCTGCTTGCACGGGAAAATCAGCAGACCTCCCCATAGGTCAGCCGCTCGGCGTATTCCGCCTGTTTGCCCTTGTTCCACATGGACACCGGCCGGTAGTAGCCCACGATGCGCGTGAACACTTCCGACGGCGCGCCGCATTCCGGACACTCGAAATGCTCGCCCTTGATGTACCCGTGGGTCTTGCACACCGAAAACGTGGGCGTGATCGACAGGTACGGAATCTTGGTCATGGTGAACGCCTTGATAATAAAGGACTTGAGCGCCTCGGTGTCGGCCACGGCCTCGCCTAGGTAGGTGTGGAACACCGTGCCGCCGGTATAGAGCGGCTGGAGCTTGTTCTGGTGCTCCAGGGCGTAGAAGACGTCGCGAGAGAGCCCGACGGGCAGTGTCGTCGAATTGGTGTAATACGGCGTGCCGTTGCCCGAGGCCTTGATGTCAGCGTAAAGCGCCTTGTCGATCTTGGCCAGGCGATAGCTCGTGCCCTCGGCCGGGGTGGCCTCGAGGTTGTAGAGGTTCCCGGTCTCTTCCTGAAACCGCGACGTCAGCTGGCGCAGGTGGTTCAGCACCCGGGTCATCATGCGCAGGCCGGCGTCCGTCTCGATGCCCTTGCCGAGCAGGTTCAGGCAGGCCTCGTGGCCGCCCACCAGCCCGATGGTGGAAAAATGGCCCTTGAAGCCGTTTTTGAGGTAACGCCGCGTCCAGGGGAAAAGCCCGCGCTCCAGGTTGTCGCTGATCATCTTGCGCTTGAATTCCAGCGCGTCCCTGGCCAGCTCGGCATACTCCTGCACGAGGTCCAGGAAATCCTCCTCGCCCTGGGCCAGGAAAGCCAGCTTGGGGAGATTGAGCGTCACCACGCCGACAGACCCGGTCAGGTCGCCGGCCCCGAAAAGCCCGCCCACCTTGTTGCGCAACTGGCGCAGGTCCATCTGCAACCGGCAGCACATGGAACGCACGTCCTCGGGCGACAGGTCGGAATTGATAAAGTTCTGGAAATAGGGCGCGCCATACTTGGCCGTCAGTTCCAGAAGCAGGGTGCCGATCTCGGAATCCCAGGGGAAATCGGCCGTGATGTTGTAGGTCGGGATGGGAAACGAGAAAATCCGGCCGTGGTAGTCGCCCTCGGCCATGACCTCCAGAAAGGCCCGGTTGATCATCTCCATTTCCGGCCGGAAATCGCCGTAGACGGCGTCGCGCATCTCGCCGCCGACGATGACCGCCTCCTTGGCCAGATGCTTGGGCGGGGCCAGGTCGAAGGTCAGGTTGGTGAAAGGGCTCTGCCCGCCCCAGCGCGAGGTGGTGTTGAGGTTGAAGACGAACTTCTGCATGGCCTGGCGCACTTCGCGGTAGGAAAGGCCGTCCTCGCGGATAAACGGGGCGAGGTAGGTGTCGACGTTATTAAACGCCTGGGCCCCGGCCCACTCGTTTTGCAGCGTGCCCAGAAAATTGACCATCTGGCCCAGCGCCGCGTCGAAATGCTTGGCCGGACCGGCGCAGGAGCGCCCGGGCAGGTTGAAGCCCTCCAGCAGCAGGTCGCGCAGGCTCCAGCCGGCGCAGTAGCCGGCCAACCCGAACGACAGGTCGTGGATGTGGAAATAGCCGTGGTCGTGGGCCTCGCGCGCTTCCTGGGGATACTTGCCCAGGGCGTAGCGGGCCTGGACCGTGCCGGAAAGGTGCAGCATGAGCCCCTGGAAGGAGTGCGTCATGTTGGCGTTTTCCGCCACCCGCCAGTCGGTCTTGGAAATGTAGTTGTCGATGACGTCGGCGATGTCGAGAAAGGCGGCCTTTTGTTCGCGCAGCTCCCGGCGCTTTTCGCGGTACACGATGTAGCGGCGGGCCACACCGAAAAGCCGCGACTCCATGAGCACCTGCTCCACCGCGTCCTGCACGGCCTCCTGCTCGGGAACGTCGACGCCCTCGAGCTTGGCCTCGACCTTATGGGCAAGCCGCGTGGACAGCAGCGGGTCCTGGATGCCGCTGGCCTTGAGGGCTTTTAAAATCGCCTGGGCGATGCGATGGGTCGACCACGTTTCCAGACATCCGTCGCGCTTTCGAATCTGCTTGGGCATGCCCCTCCTCCTCCCTTTTGAAGCTCGGCTTGCGAAACGCCTGCACGGTGAGCGTGAAACCCGACGGCAGGGCCTCCCTAATTTCCCTGACGTCGTCCTCTGTCAGTTCCGGAACGCGGGTGGTGCGAAAGGCGAAGCGGTCCGGATGCCGCAACGCCAGGGAAAAGACCTCGCCGAGGCGGTCGGCCGCCTCTTCCGGGGTCACGGCCCCTCCCGTGACCAGGCCGTACTTGGCGAAAGGCGCCTTGACGTCCACGGAAAAGCGCGCCCCGGGCAGCCGGCCGAGCACCTCGGCCAGCACGTCCGGCCGCATGCCGTTGGAATCGATCTTGACGGCCGGGCCGCAGGCGGCCAGCTCGGCGGCGAAATCGGCCAGACCGGGCACCAGGGTCGGTTCGCCGCCGGTGACGACGAATCCGTCGAGCCATTTGGCGTGGGAGGCGGCGAAGCGGCGCACCGAGGCGGCGGTAAGCGGCGCCTTCCCCTCGCCGCCCCAGGCGAGCCCGGCGTTGTGGCAGTGCGGACAGCGCAGGTTGCAGCCGCCGAAAAAAAACACGGCGCTTAAACGCCCCGGCCAATCACACAGGGACATGGGCTCGATGCCACGCACGAGCCCCCAGGCTTGAGAGACCTTCATTATATAACAATACCAGTGAGATAGAGATAAAGTGACAGCCCGACCGTTCCCCAACGACCCGGGCGAAAGGCTCCCCTGACACCCCCGAAAATCGCTATCCGTCATACCCCGCACCGGCCCGATTGCAAGCGCAAGTTTTCCCCAGCCGCCTGGGGGAAACCCCAACGTGCCGCCATGGCGGACGATCCCCGGCGGTTTTTTTTCAGGCGGCCATGACCGTCCCGCCGTCGGGCCGATCGAGCATGACGGGCATGATCATAAACGGCAGTCCCAGCCGGTAGAGCTGGCGTTGCAGGGTGAAGACCACGTAGTTGTGGAGCAGCCGGGTCAGAAAGGTCTCCTTCTCGAACAC
Proteins encoded in this window:
- a CDS encoding acyl-CoA/acyl-ACP dehydrogenase, which encodes METLRTLPGDDVRQIMWRFADRFDLQMAVQSARSVARGLVARLVAEGARHSHEWTEQKVQLLAAFDEAGITAVFMDPHQGGFIEGPKNMALALVAFELAWVDAGAATCSLAGNLALSPIHERGTDEQRDHYMSLAAPTPGQAPWRGVFALTEPLPYVGVDTGVLVGKVRVDSWEEGEEPLLQVDKRGRFITGMDFANFATVAVDTADPRIKSSCMVILEETDPGLFDRGAPTLKMVHQLSSTRDPVFSMKVPASRIIGGYTVKDGCIVPNYSHSEIIAAVFHRTRVPVALMTTAKLLSAVEPVIRYQRGRFRGGDACAEGTPKYELGIQQKQDAPIRLAEVWAAGEASASLGFGTARLFDNLDPTEKAKDKALADAGVTGMRAQLSALKKVLPQAVEYVNLLFTPEESRDAARFAALDADPVVKYQALEAEAGVLCPACKLWNTGGGATVMREAVAMMGGYGITEDCPGFLFHKWSDSQLEATYEGPECVQRRQLSITMASDIFAVYLDNYIVEMERVAATNPETGAATVAAGFALWKHAMGVLARGKDADGKKLYHSNRQAVTFPLADALCPLLASRLFILDILELAAKGPENPVVAEGLAGYVSFFSDLSKLQAAKAAGEAARVCANLVCGYAPEGVDMAAFAALRAAVDISMAGAGAARERAGQAITQVMIPEALDYPL
- a CDS encoding FapA family protein — its product is MPYRLKYYFDPDYEHRRLRPRSRDDGSVDQYDLGYVQNVVVEQVLAEWEELGPDVSPEAGDVVADQPAFSHGEGCRVDPENPRRLVASVNGHVACSDGKITVHDTLSVGHDIDFHTGNIVAIGDVLVGGSIRSGFLVMGRNVTVRGPVEAARVQAMGNLSCQSGIMGGGKASLRAGKSLRAKFCENAALHAACNILIEGASMHCRLFAGEKLAVKGRLVGGEAYCGDAVYVGEQLGGGGQSQTRLLVGYDPERIHKDQRLKARVQEARMEIEACRIEMQRGSERAEACAAELSHYEKLLAACKAQLWQLWSSPDALRRFADCRVIVPGRVGANVEINIGEAFLTVPEDTRDVVFRYQDGEVVMEYPALRK
- a CDS encoding vitamin B12-dependent ribonucleotide reductase, which produces MTTLPMPADLPEAAVNPNAQVVLAKRYLQKGPDGTPMEDARGLFWRVASAIAAVEANYEKSPFTPEALARKFYDLMAGMRFLPNSPTLMNAGAPLGQLAACFVLPVGDSMEEIFDAVKFAALIHKSGGGTGFSFSRLRPKKSRVGSTGGVASGPVSFMRIFNTATEQVKQGGTRRGANMGILRIDHPDILEFITCKERENELQNFNISVALTERFMQAVEKGEDYDLIDPRDKSVAGKQSAAEVFSLLVRKAWESGDPGIVFIDRINRDNPTPALGEIESTNPCGEQPLLPYEACNLGSINLSVFFDPEAEDGIDWKGLTETIHLAVRFLDNVIDASRYPLDQITEMVHANRKIGLGLMGFADLLYLLHVPYDSIEALSLAEKVMETILAEARSASKSLAAERGPFPAYAESVFGKRNLGPYRNATTTTIAPTGTLSIIAGCSSGIEPLFALAFSRNVMDGEKLVEANPHFVAAMKEAGAYSDSLMEEVTRKGSIAHIGMLPEELRDVFVTAMDIEPVWHLKMQAAFQKYTDNAVSKTVNLPGKATKEDIREIYWLAYELGCKGVTVYRDGCKAGQVLCTGDGSQAETAKPQSKVRVRPDIVFGFTQKVKTGLGELYLTVNEVDGKPFEVFATIGKSGRSVTAKAEAIGRLVSLALRSGVDVADIVGQLKGIGGENPVFQKKGLLLSIPDAVSWVLENRYLQGAHIHDDTGNLMNPTCPDCGGELTFEEGCHVCKACGYTKCG
- a CDS encoding putative rhamnosyl transferase; translated protein: MSFKHCIITRFNVHINPTPYDFRLSDVWLAERFELFSTFCLPSVAGQECQDFTWLVLFDEQTPAKFKRIVASLQKYKNFVPLFCNDFPSIMPRVRHYITETLAEYEYCLTTRLDNDDALSNRFVAVLHNVVNTMLAAKDPPPPELYINFPNGLQFNRGALYDFFDLTNAFVSLLERNKPPHTVFWVDHPAIYEVAPVAQIETRPLFLQTVHGGNVYNYIRGELLENKEILAEFNLGL
- a CDS encoding ribonucleoside triphosphate reductase, which gives rise to MPKQIRKRDGCLETWSTHRIAQAILKALKASGIQDPLLSTRLAHKVEAKLEGVDVPEQEAVQDAVEQVLMESRLFGVARRYIVYREKRRELREQKAAFLDIADVIDNYISKTDWRVAENANMTHSFQGLMLHLSGTVQARYALGKYPQEAREAHDHGYFHIHDLSFGLAGYCAGWSLRDLLLEGFNLPGRSCAGPAKHFDAALGQMVNFLGTLQNEWAGAQAFNNVDTYLAPFIREDGLSYREVRQAMQKFVFNLNTTSRWGGQSPFTNLTFDLAPPKHLAKEAVIVGGEMRDAVYGDFRPEMEMINRAFLEVMAEGDYHGRIFSFPIPTYNITADFPWDSEIGTLLLELTAKYGAPYFQNFINSDLSPEDVRSMCCRLQMDLRQLRNKVGGLFGAGDLTGSVGVVTLNLPKLAFLAQGEEDFLDLVQEYAELARDALEFKRKMISDNLERGLFPWTRRYLKNGFKGHFSTIGLVGGHEACLNLLGKGIETDAGLRMMTRVLNHLRQLTSRFQEETGNLYNLEATPAEGTSYRLAKIDKALYADIKASGNGTPYYTNSTTLPVGLSRDVFYALEHQNKLQPLYTGGTVFHTYLGEAVADTEALKSFIIKAFTMTKIPYLSITPTFSVCKTHGYIKGEHFECPECGAPSEVFTRIVGYYRPVSMWNKGKQAEYAERLTYGEVC